TCAACCACCAAAATCCACTATTTGCACACCCCTAGAAGCAAGAGATAGATATCAACTGGGTGGTGCAACTGAATGCAGCTCTCATGCCTTAGACACTATCTGCCAGTAGACTGTACATCTTTTTGTCATGGTCACTGCAGTCTTCTGTGTAAACTACGCCTGTGTATGACGACAATATCTTCACTGTGAGGTTACCGGTGGGTGGTATGCGACCACGTTAGAAACTCCTAGTATTTTCGGATGTGTTTGCCAGTCAATGTATTGGTGTAGTGATTCTGGCAAATCAGTAGGCTATACTTTTTTTGAACTTTGTACGAAAATGTGTTAAATTCACTACTAAATTTATTGAGAGGTAGGCAGCAAGCAATTTTTTCCTGTAGCATATAGTCCTACATGCCTGATGAAAAGGGCCTGTTAAAAAACTTTATTGTAATGAGATAGATGgctccaaaaacaaaacaaaaaaaaacaaaatttgtttcttgtaACATACTATATCACTCACAGAAGTTTATACAATGGCCCAAAAACATCTGGTAGACTTTTAACATCACACCAaagcttatatattttttgtgttaacTATGACAGTTACAGAAATTATCAatcaatttataaatatataatcttatttttttcagttaataaacacattaaaaattctgcataaaatatgatacatatgTGAACTGACTGTGGATGGTAGTGCATTTTCTACATTTCATAACAGAAAATATAACAAAAGATTATTTCTTGAGGGAAAACAAATTTCTTTCATGACAGTAATTTGTGGTAGGGGCATGGCATCCCAAGGGTGCAAGCTGGTGAGCCTGATGCAACATCATAGTGCAAAAAGATAACTTAATATATGTTAAAACCAcagcaatggaaaaaaaattgaaattggaaAACTAAGGCTTCCAAAACTCAGCACAGCCACTCAGATTCTGTGACCCATAGATTTTCAAACAAAGGTTATTTGCCTCAAATAGGTAAGGAAAAGATGCTGTATGGCCATTTTTGTATAAAGCAAATTTTGGATCAACAGCAACAAACAGAACAAATGTTCAGTCATGTGGTAAATTAAGGCAGATTAAATTGGTGATAAATGCAAAACCATCCTTAAATGTACTATAACCAAAATTGAAGACTTTCActtcatttaaaatgtttatatcaTAAAGTAGAAGTGAgtcaaaataataaatcattaaaatagaaactataagttaattttcattaattaatcttTAGCCAGTGAGAACTTGTTTCATGACAATAATGAGCCCTACAGATatgattaattcaaataaatatttcttgtgAAGAAAATTTTAGCCTAACTGGTACGGTACTAGAATAAATTcttaatataacttttttaaatgaccgtatttacctgaaaataatgTGACTGTATATATGTGACCCCAAAACTTTTCATAATGAGTTTACTAAAAAGACTTTATAGTGAAAATCACAATTCAAGCACAtagcacttaaaaattatttaaaatagaaaagttATTCTGTAGTTACTTAacttttctggtgccactttcgcCAATAGAGTTATTGACACTGcctcttttgaaacaccaagctGCAGTTAGAAGAAACAAATTGTGGTTTGTAATTGTCGTTTAAAGGCAAATAATACAGTGGTTGCCTGCAAACGTGttaaaggaggaggggggagggggaagggaaagggggaagggaaaggggggagggggaagggaaagggggaagggaaagggggaagggggaagtggGAGGGGGCGGGAAGTGGTTTCGCCAACAGCTACCATGAAGAGAAGTGCAGGGAACgctgtaaaaaattttatttgcaccCTCTCGCTCTTTCCACATTTAAAGTTTATCCTCCATCTGTTACACCTGTGCAGAGGTTCAGAAAACTCCGGACTAAAGCAACATAGTAACACAGTTTACAGGCAGAGCGTGTGGCAGAGGTTTCAGGAGGCAGTAATTAACAGCAGTCTAAAGTGGCATACATGACACAGTTTACAGGCCgagcatgtagtttttcaacGAAGTGTTCCCaatggcaagatacaagtttgcgaTTATAATTCGACCCCCATTTTTAGTTTcaacagttttggtaaaaatcatcaccttatattcaggtaaatacagtaACAAGTTTACTTCCCAGAGTCAGTAGTATCCAAGTAGTGGGCTTAAAAGGCATTCAAAGGAATACTGGgatatttttccttcaaaatattttagaatcaCTAACTTTACAGGGCTAATCATTGAACTTAACATCAAGCGGAGTAACTACCCCATTATTCAAATACTACTATTAAACATCCCTATAGTACACACATACATGACCTTGTTCACTGGTATCCTTTTTTACtcaacagaagaaaataaaaacataattttattcacataattatttaaattatccaGCACGATTTTAACTTTAATCAATAaacttgtaatattaaaaattgtgGTTTAACATGGTAAACAGAAACAATTAGCATAATCAATGCATTTTATTAAGTCAAGTTTCTTTAAAAACTGGCATGTGTAAAAAGCCAgaacatttattttaacataagTCACatcagtatttataatatatattacaactaCTTAAAGACAACCATTCAGCATCACTGGCATTAGTTCTACTTACATCTAACTGAATGACTGAAGAATCATGGCTATGttttcacttttcatattttacttttataagaaaaaaaaatactaaatgtaCTCAACTGCACTGTTATTTGAGAATATCTATACTAGAAAGTAAGTGTTGAATTGTTATAAAGAGAAATGGACGGCAGTCATTGCACACTACCTTATCAGTACAGTAAGTACAGCAGGCAGACTGTAATAATGCAGCAATCACAAGTAATGCTAATCATTAAAATCACATTTTGTTCGGTGCGGAAAATAAAAATTGCTGTCTCTCAATGGAGTAACACTATTTAATTCTTTAACCTGGCAACATTTTGCATAAAACTGACCAAACAGAGATAGCAtctgaaataaaattaagaagGTTAAAATGCACACCTTGGCAGGTTTGTACAAAACTGACAAAACCTTTATGAAGATATGGAAGGATCCGAATTGCTTGACTATACACAATGAACAAcaagaatttttttgaattatggtCAAGCATGACCAACAAAAATATATCAACATTAAAATAGATTAAACAACATGGCTAGCTAACAATTTAACACTGGGACAAATACTCTGTTAATATGCTTCACGTAAAAgggtattttaaaacattatacatACACACTCTAGCACACAAACTTGCACACGGAACCATAGTTTCAAAAATTCAAGCATTCTGCACTTTAGTAACGTCGTATGTTAAACTTAAAAAGGAATTACAAAGATAACATGTTATGTATAAAACACAAATTTGTACACTCACTTAGGTATATTGCACTAAAATGTAAGAGAGCTTTGAATTATTTAAGCAGAGCAAGAGCTGTATCATTCGTACAAAAAATACCGACATGCATCGCATTAActcaaatgttaagacaaaagcATCTGACAGTTTCCTTTGACACTACTCAGCCAATGAATCGGCTGAAATTTGTAACCTCGTGTACCCTGTGCAGTTAATTAATATTGAGTCACTAATAGACTGTGCACTAGTGGCTCCTCTTCTTGTTAAAGGAAGAATTATACATAATAGGTCTATATCAAACACTTACTTTGTCGTGGCATCTTTTCAATATAGTTCActcaaattatcaaaaaattaacacaacTATTTCTGAATACAACAAACAATGAATTACAATCACACTTGAATTCTGTTCCTGATTATTGGTCGAGCAATCCCGTTATTTTGTGGCACTAACACACACAACCACTTCGCATACACATTTTCCTATAATGCTAAAATAATGCTCCTTCAGTCTGGCAATTATAGAGTTATCAGAACCCTCCGAAACTTATATCCATGCGATCTTGTTTTATTCTGTCCAACACATGGTTTGGAAGATAACTAGGTTGCGGGTATGTGGTGTTTGAGTACGGAGATGGATAGGGGTAATTTGGACTCGGCATGTGGAGACTGTGAGCTGAGGCATAGGAAAACCCTCCGGTTGGTCCGGCAGCAAATGAAGTGGCGCCATGAGAATACTGCCTGTACGGGTAGGGCAAGGATGAACTACTCATGTTCATACCACTCATGGGATTTGGTAGACCGACCGTAGAACCTAAGCTCCCTACAGGGCTTCCCATGGTACAAGCTCGCTCAACAATGCTTCCACCCCCAAACATTCCCCCACCCAAACCATTAGTGCTCCCCATCATATGACTACCCATTGGGTGGGAAGAACTAATTAAGTTTGAATATGAGTTCACATTTGAATTCATCGAAGCAAAATTTGATGCAGCTAAACTACTTACAGAAAAAGAACTCGAAACTTGATTGCTAACCTCATGGTTAACAGAAGCACTGCTATTTGCTAGCGATGTGACCGAAAAGTTCATGCTTGCACTGCTTTGATGTAATGAGTAACTGTTTGAGGTACTGACTGAATAATTTGCACTTGAACTGGTATATTGGGGACTATAACGACTAGAATTGCTGTTACTGGAACCATTATTGTACTGAGAGCTATTTGGGTAAACCCCAAGATAGGAAGATTCATCATTAAACTGGCTAGTTGGTACATGACTAGAATCAAACTGCTCCTCTCCATTGCTGTTAACTACAGCTCCATGAGATGCCTCTCCTTCTGCAATACTTGGAATCTGATCTACTAGAGATTCCAGGCCTGACAGACTTTTAGAAGCAACATCTTGGTTTATATTACGTTTTGCATTATAATCGGTAGAGCCCTGGCTGTATCCAATTATGGAATGATTCGTTTCTGAATCAGTTGGATAATTTCTATAACCCTGATAGTTCATATTTGCTGAATCATTTGATGGTGCTGGACTGGAAAATCGGCATTCGTTCTGCTTTTGAAGATTGTTTGGAGAAACCTCTTCGCCTATACCTCTGGAAGAATTCTGAGGATCATTACTAGTGTCTTCAGGCATACTAGTGGGAGGTTCAAAATCTGGAGGTCCTATACTTGGAGAAGTTGGAGGAGGTGATACTAGGTTATGTTCAGAAGAAATAGCTGCACTTATTTCTGACGACAGGTCAGAGTGAGTAAACGGCTGAGACGAAGGTTGAGGAGAATGATTGTAATGATGGGATTGAACAGGTGATTGGTAGTTAATGGAATCGCTTGGAGAATGAGACTGTTGATTCTGAGAATATGGTTGAGCTAGAGATTGATTGTTGTATGAAGCCATATTTTGACCAAAATTACTAGGTGAATGAATAGGGGGAGAAAAACAGTTTGAAATATTTGAAGCATTATTGCTTGGAAGCATAACATCTTCAGACTTAATTTTCTTTGGCCGACCCCGCTTCTTTTTGGGTACATCTATATTTTCTACTTCTTTTCTTCGagtttcacaattatttttcttcaCTTCTGGACAGTCAGATTTGATTTTTTTGGGCCGCCCTCGCTTCTTTTTCGCAGGTGGCTCCTCTTCTTTCTTTACTATCGCATTACTCAAGTCTGTTAGTTCACCACTTGACTGAAGACGACCGTAGCTATAAAATCCATGATCATCTTTTGGTTCTTCTTTGATTTCAGGCTCAAAATAGTTTTTAAGTTTCGAATCTGTGAACACTACCTCTGATTCATCTAAATTTGCAATTATGCCATTCAAATAGTCTCTAAATTTCTTGAGCGCAGCATAGAAAGGAACTTTGTCAGCTGCTCTTGGAAGCTGAGCGCATCGTGCACTTGATGATGGCATCACCCACATGTACtaaaacaaacatacacacaagaATAAATCAACAATACTGGAACAAATTAACTACTATGCACTGCAAAAAAACCAACTGTAAAATTATGTACAGCTGTTTTTATAAGACAATAACCAAAAACTAGATATTTTACAACTCGAACCGAGCTGCTCaatctttctaaaaaaaatttagtcgGGCTGAACTTAAACCAGCAATGTTAACAACTCCTGGTTAATATAAACTtccacatttataaaataatacacaaatttTATTAATCCTTAAAAAAACATTGACACAAATTCTTTTCAGGACTAGATTCAACCTAGTCCTCTCAACATGTTGTCACAGGGTTAtaaacaaaaatcttatttttatttactgacaactaattacataaaaatatgcTGAGGAGAAAACTGCACGCTTGGTAATGGTTATTTTCTTTTGTCCCCCAAATTATGAATTAATGGACAAATGTTTTCAATCTGTCACGGTTCCCACGCTTTTACTCTAGTAAATTTCCCTGTTTTTTTCCCTGTACaaccaaaaatattttccctGTCTTATCAATCAATATTGCAAGATAATATAATTACTGTAGAGTCTTGCTAATCTGAACCCCACTAATCTGAAAAACTGGCTAATCTGAAAGAGTTTAGAGtgaaaagtgttaaaaaaaaagtataaatttttgtagtacatttcttttttaatgtgttgaGGCAAATATCTACATATTTAGTGATTTCGTGCTTTTTAAAGTGTTACAGTCTCTGTTATATGGTAAAATAATGCTTATATATGGATGTAATTTACTACACACGTTGCACTACAGCAATTATTCAGCTAATATGAAAATATAGCAATCCTAACAGGTCTCACCCCATTTAAAGTTGATTAGCGGGACTCCACTGAATATTTAACTACAAATGCATATCGAAACACATTTCACACATATAACATGTCAAACTGAACATAAATCTTTTCCTACCTAATACACTGTTATTATTTCCAGTAATGCTTTGTAACCAATGCTGCCAGTTTGTAATATTAAACCACTACATCtgatcaaacttttaaataattcattattGATTCTGACCATGTAAATGACTATAGACATTTGATACTGCTTCAAATCATTGAATCAATATATTGATGACACCTGGCCCTCTAAGCCCTGTAACGAATCTTTCTATCAAGCCGTGGGTGCCAGCTAGCTTTAAAACTCAGGTATTAAAAGGGTCCTTACCATGTGGCTACTACAGTGGGCCAGGACAACATTGACTGTCACAGGagtttcccccccttttctttggtaacccagcgctcttagcgaaagccctaccgccctggggcccccacgggcgtggatgcggatacgccgcaaacgcaaccaggaagagtgttagagcttttggctatgcaaagggactgaggctacccatctcagtttatgcaccacctccggccccccactccactcagctaaccagaaagttggatgctcccttagccctccggagttgtcatcacttctggcgcctaccccagtctcccgcatcacactgggactcctcaatcacccagcgaacccgcggtccggtggaggcctacccaacctctcccagctgaccaggctggtaaccggagcaaTTCTCGTCGCTCAACACGCCGGCACATCAGAGGGTTAGGGAACCctaatacctgcccctaaagcactcggggcaccactcccaagtatgAGTCCTtaccaacaagaatcctgggccttagaggaaacctcagcggggcaccattcaaacatggtggattctccccgtactacgaccaacttttggtctcgtcggcagactgttcgccggtagtttgaccagaccaccgcgcttcagagtgcagccacgaggtgtcctcgtcgcctcggaaaaccctccgacccgctgTACCTCGGGCCAGGACAACAGCGACCCCTTGAGCTGTCGGCTGCTCGAGACGCCATTTGGAAGTAAAAGCGGTGCTATTAGTGAGGCGACCCGTACCGGGTGGCGCCAGCGCGTTCGTTGCGGAAGAGAGACGAGTAGTGACTGCCTCCCACGCACCGGCGCGCGGTGAGCGggaagcaggggaggggggaagcaggGGAGGGGGCGCACGAGGTGTGCGGGAAACAGTACACGGTCCGGGTCAACTCGCCCGACATAACCACACACGGAATACAGGAAATATGACAAATACACTTCCAATTAGTCAGTAAATATTATCTACACTCGAAGCTCCCAAAGCACTCGAAGCACATGTGCCAGGACAAAACGGTGATGGGCAACAGCGAGCCTAGGGACCGGGAGGGACACGACAGGTGTCGTCAATATGGTTGATGCATTGATAATTTTTCTTATGTTTAATTAATGATGAATACAGATGGGTTTTCAAAGAAACATGATTTGTGATATAAAAAAACTCAAGATATTAAATGAACATACAAGGAATTAAAATTACTAACCCAGGGTGCCGCCAACtaatatttttggcacaattttaaaattgaatttttaaaaaaataatgccgcCAGTCATTTTATTTgcttgctgcaagaacttaaacttgttcctcctacTGTACACTCcagtttaatctttgtcagatctgcctccccaatttttcccagccctagatcaGATTTTCCGAGCCTTTTGCGAGTCagactgtgaatttttttattcccgCCTTGGCTCAATTCTGAGCTGTGACGAGagctgctatgtcctgcaagctatcatGGCCGAATGCTTCAAAGACCTCCCCTGACGTGAGCATTTCAGGGCATGAtcgagtcattttcaccaacgtAAAGTTACGCCACTGAGCTAAGTAGAGCCCCTTTCCCACTGTCATCGCAGTtttaacccccccacccccctccaaggtttcctgggaacactggccagagcactgaccggccactaaccccggccagggtcggcctgtcccaAGGCCACGACTCCAGTCCCAAAAAGTACATGCTCATGCCACCTAGTGgcagttttgcgaatcacttcccctgggtgtttgaacacccgctaaacgcctgccctctggcatctcccgcaacaaccagtaccccgtagttccttcccagaccaccagagcgctggcctagtctgctccataagccccatgctgctagcagtcgcctcgtgtgagtcgacctctacttggttcagacacacctcagtaggtcgtgcTGACAttggccagtaccaccaacttcgagatatcgaagtcagtatttctccaCAAGCCCCTCGGTAATCTTCAGAACCTTTGggtccggaagccgaagcctccccctTTCTTTTGTTTAACTTCGCCTTTTAATTACAAATCGCTGCCGCCCCAAATttactgcgcgccgcgattcCGGACTGACCACTCCGTATCTCTGTCATCAGGACGTCTCTCCATTTTTCTTTATAAGACGTAATCAGCTAGAAaagggatatgattcccacaactttAGTGATTAACATTTAGTCAGTCCGTGTAGGTCTACCTCGTAGGAGTAGTCATGTTttattcattataatttattaattaatttttttttaatcatggaaacgtccgcaaCAACCGCGAGTTTGCGAGCCCAACACCCTggctgatcctggaagccatctccctgtttggt
The DNA window shown above is from Bacillus rossius redtenbacheri isolate Brsri chromosome 2, Brsri_v3, whole genome shotgun sequence and carries:
- the LOC134529515 gene encoding uncharacterized protein LOC134529515 isoform X1; its protein translation is MQVATLFRETATLLGASMEAQDTSGSETHSLKFRSPFSDSIIKQEVRDDGYETCGDLELRSQSDGHKLMNHLHLTGNMGVKCEPPEDPYSFVDDDPTPGPQPRPQNVVSQIMPKKRGRKKKIIPDRLEDTENLVNGEMLIGKKMKDEKFTPIFKERKKHDRFNGMPEEEVSKRTLPDHLALNLDIVIIGINPGLFAAYKGHHYAGPGNHFWKCLYLSGLTSEPMTADDDYKLLQVGIGFTNMVARATKGSADLTRKEIKEGSQILLEKLQKFKPKIAVFNGKLIFEVFSGKKDFSFGRQPEFVDGTNTYMWVMPSSSARCAQLPRAADKVPFYAALKKFRDYLNGIIANLDESEVVFTDSKLKNYFEPEIKEEPKDDHGFYSYGRLQSSGELTDLSNAIVKKEEEPPAKKKRGRPKKIKSDCPEVKKNNCETRRKEVENIDVPKKKRGRPKKIKSEDVMLPSNNASNISNCFSPPIHSPSNFGQNMASYNNQSLAQPYSQNQQSHSPSDSINYQSPVQSHHYNHSPQPSSQPFTHSDLSSEISAAISSEHNLVSPPPTSPSIGPPDFEPPTSMPEDTSNDPQNSSRGIGEEVSPNNLQKQNECRFSSPAPSNDSANMNYQGYRNYPTDSETNHSIIGYSQGSTDYNAKRNINQDVASKSLSGLESLVDQIPSIAEGEASHGAVVNSNGEEQFDSSHVPTSQFNDESSYLGVYPNSSQYNNGSSNSNSSRYSPQYTSSSANYSVSTSNSYSLHQSSASMNFSVTSLANSSASVNHEVSNQVSSSFSVSSLAASNFASMNSNVNSYSNLISSSHPMGSHMMGSTNGLGGGMFGGGSIVERACTMGSPVGSLGSTVGLPNPMSGMNMSSSSLPYPYRQYSHGATSFAAGPTGGFSYASAHSLHMPSPNYPYPSPYSNTTYPQPSYLPNHVLDRIKQDRMDISFGGF